DNA from Desulfobulbaceae bacterium:
GCCTGGGCTGGGAGTGATAAAGCCCTGGCACGATGAACAGGATGGTATTGAGAGAGGCGGTGCCTGCCTTCGGGGAAGTACAGGGGGCAGAAAGATGCCAAAGCATCATACTGGGAACCGACGGCAATAAACGGATCACTGCACACGTGCTTAAGTATGAAAACGTATTTGCGTCTAATTAGCGTAATCAGTAGGAGCTGTCAAGGAAAACAGTAACGGCTCTGGTTATAGGTTGACGGTTGTCAGTTAGCGTTTGGGGTTTCTGCAAATGGCTGATCGCTCACAGCTATCCGCAACGTAGACCGTCATGATAGCTGTGAGTGTATTATCCAAGTCCAGTAAACCGGCAATTGATCACCGTTAACCTGAGCCGTTACGTTTAATCTGCCATTTTCCGTGGTGGTCAGGTCGGAGAATTGATTTTTGGAGCAGAGTGAAAAACTCTCGTCCGCCAATCTCCTTAGCGCCAATAGAGATGAGGTGTTCAGTTCTCATCTGGCAGTCAATGCAATCAAATCCCCAGGCTGCCAGGTGGTGGCACAGAATCGCCAAGGCGGCCTTGGAGCTGTTGGGAGTTTTGCTGAACATCGATTCGCCAAAAAACATGCCCCCAAGCGAAATCCCATAGAGGCCTCCGGCAAGAGCCCCGTCACGCCAGCATTCCACCGAGTGTGCATAGCCCAGTTGGTGGAGCTGGCAATATGCTTCGATCATGTCTTTGTTTATCCACGTGCCTTGGCGCTGATCTGAACGTGCCTTGGCGCAAGAATAGATTACTTCATCGAAGGCGAAATCCATCGAAAATTCGAAAATTCCCTTGTTCATCTGCCGGTTGAGACTACGGGAACGATGGAACTGCTGGGGGATAAGAATCAGACGTGGAGTCGGCGCCCACCAGAGGATGGGGTCACCTTCAGCGTACCAGGGGAAGATGCCCATCTGATAGGCAAGAAGGAGTCGCTGTGGCGAGAGGTCGCCGCCAATGGCGAGCAGCCCGTCTTCTCGCGCCAGTTCCGGAGGGGGAAAGTAGAGGGTGTCGGAGAGTTGAAAGACGGGCATAAGCTAAAAAGGCCATGGGAAATGCTCTGCCATGGCCTGGTGAGGGATCAAAATCGTGATTGCTCGCACTTAGGCGAGCGAGGTTGCCCAGCCAGGGGAGTGAGTCGTCTTGTTATCTCGGCCGATGATGAAGCATTGAAACTGGGGTTGGTTGCCGAGTAGGTGGACACTCTCTTCAGGAGCCAGGACCATGAGTCCGGTAGCCAGGGCATCGGCATCCATAAGGGTGGCGGCGGTGGTTGTGACGCTGGTGGTCAGTATCGGTGAACGACCGGTAGTAGGGGTAATGATGTGATGGAACATCTTTTCTTGGTCGTAGTAAATTTCGTAGTTGCCGGAAGTGGAGATGGCCCCGTTACTCATGGTTATCACTCCTGGGTAGGCCTTTTGATGGTTTGGGTCCTGGATTGCGACTGTCCACGGCTTCCCCTTAAGCGATGTCCCGGATGTGCGAATGTCGCCGCTGGCATTAATGAGGTGATTGGTAACCCCGAGTTGGCTGAGCAAAGTGGATACGCGGTCGCAGATATATCCGGGAGCGATGCCGTCCAAAGTAATGCCCATGCCCTCTCTGTCCAGGGTAATTGAACCATTATCCATCCGGAGATGCTTGGAGCCGACTCGGGATACGAGGTCGGTGATTTCCGTATCACTTGGGGTGAGTCCTGCGGCAAATCTCTGTTTGAACAGATCGACAACCGGCTGAGTGGTGATATCGAAAGAGCCGTTAGTCAGCTGGTGATATTGCAGTGAACGGGTGACCACATCCAATAATTCAGCGGGGGCGTTGACTAGTTTTCCGGTGGTATTGAGCTGGGCCACCGGGGTTCCGACGTCATGGCGGCTGAAGATCGCGCTTAAGCGTTTAATCTCGTCGAATGCCAGACCGATGGCGTGTTCAGCTTGATCCCGTGAGCTGTGAATGGCGGTAATCGACAGAAAAGAGCCCATCATCAGCCTGGTGTCGGAGACTTTATACTCACGCTTGCCAAAGAGCAGGGCCTCGGCTCGTTCTGAGGGCAGCACAGCCACGGCAGCAGCGCCAGCGCCGAGCAGGCCGCACAGTTTGATAAAGGACCGACGGGTGCGGTCACAGGAGAGAGAGTCTTTTGTCAGCTTCTTCATGATATTCCTCATGGGTAGCATTTGAGTTACATATTTTTCTGAAAGAGTCTCCTTTCCATCTGTGTGGTAGGGAGGAGATTTCTGTACGTTTTTGACCAGGCAATGCTGACGCCATCAGTCTTAACAGCGAAAGTCTATCGCGGGCGATTTATTTATGATGCCATCCGCAAACCTTCGGCCTGACGGGCGATGACTTTTCGGCCATCATATCTGCGCATGATCTTGCGTGGACATTTTTCTACACAGATTTCCTGACACTCAGGGCCATAGGCGATGCATTTGGGGTGATCGATTTTGATCAGGCTGTTCTGGTAGGAAATTGCCTCTGCCGGGCATTTTTTAACGCACATCTGGCAGGAGATGCAGCCGACCTCGCACACCTTACGGACATCCTTGCCCAAATCCTTAGTGCTGCAGGGCATATAGACCCTGGCTTTGAGTGTCATCAATTCAATAATCTTTTTGGGGCAGGATCTGACGCAGGTACCGCAACCGACACACTTGTCGGGATTGACTAAGGGGAAACTCTCAACCATGGTGATGGCGTCAAAGGGGCAACTTGCAGCACACTCGCCCAGGCCGATGCACGAGTAATTGCATGCTGACGGTCCGCCGAAGCTTAAGCTTGCGGCCGTGCAAGAGGCGAAACCGATGTACTCATGCTTGTGGCTGACTCGTCCTTCCTTGCGGGAACAATGGACCACAGCAATTACGTCATCAATGGCCGTGATTTTCTTGCCGGTGAGGGTGGCGACCCGTTCGGCGACTTTTTCTTTACCCGGATAGCAGAGATTGGGTGGCACTTCAGGGTCATTGACCACGGCAATGGCGTATCCTTCGCAGCCTGGATAGCCGCAGCCGCCGCATTGAGCGCCGGCCAGGGATTCTAACACCTCATGAACCAGGGGGTTGATTTCAACGGCAAATTTATGGGCGGCAAGCGCCAGGCCGATCCCGAAAAATAGGCCGATGCAACCGAGAAGAGCGATACCGCCTAGGGCGAGCTTGATTAATACAGGATCCATTTCCACACCTAGAGACTAAAAGAGAGAGAGCCCGGAGAAGCCGAGGAAGGCCAAGGCAAATTGCCCGGCCACGATGAAGGCGATGGGCACGCCTTTGAAGGTCGGCGGGATATTAGCGAGTTCCATCCGCTCCCGCACCGAACTCATCAGATACAGGGCCAGGAGAAATCCGCCACCTGCTCCCAGCGAGAGCATCAGGGACTCAAAAAAATTGTATTCGTTGTCTGCCAGAATCAGTGGCACGGCAATGATGACGCAGTTGGCGATAACGAGGACCAGATAGACGCCAAAGGCGTTGAACAGGGCCGGATTTACCTTGCGAAGGACCGTGTCCACCGCCTGAACGGTGAGGGAGACCAAACCGATGAAGATGACGATCTGCAGGAAGTTCAGATCGTAGGGTTTCATAATGTACTGGTAGAAGAACCAGCTCATTACGGCGCTAACCACGATGACGATGGTGAAGGTGATGCCCATCCCTTTGGCGGTGTCTTTGCGTTTTGAAGTGCCGAAAAAGACGCAGAGGCCAAGATATTTGGTGAATACGAAGTTGTTGATTAAGAGGGAGCTGATCAGGATGGAGAGCAGATATCCTAAATATGGTTTAGCCAGGCGGAATGTTTCACCAATGCCTGGCTGTGTGGGGCTACTAAGCGTAATAATATGCGGCAGAGTGGTGTTTAAAGGCTGTTTGAAAGTCAGGGTGGCGGTCTTGTTGTCTGTGTCCAGGAGGACAGATGTCAGTTCCAGACGGATATCGGGATCCTTTTCTTCGTAGACGCGGTAGTTACTCGTGTCCTCAATAAATGACTTGTCTACAGGGGAGGCAAAGGTGACGATAATCTCGCTCTCTCCCCCGAAACTTTTGTCAATGATAAGTCCTTCTGCCTGGCAGATAATCGGCGCCAGCAGAAAGAGTATGCCAGCAAGAATGAGGTGCTGAAAAGAAGCTCGTATGTTCATAACTTAGGCCTGTTTTGCTCGTTTGTAAACCAGTTCAATGTAATTGAAAAAGGCCATCATCAGGCCGACGCAGAAGAACCCGGCAAAGGGAAGGACAAAGAATAACAGGGGCTTAAATCCTAAGACATCATGGCCGAGGATTGTGCCAAGCCCTAGGAGTTCACGGACAAAGCCAAGGGCCATCATCCCTACCATGAAACCTAAACCCATGCCCATGCCGTCCCAGAATGAGGCGTTAACACTCTCTTTGCAGGCAAACATCTCAAGGCGCATGGTAATGATGGCGAAGGCCACGATCAGTTTGATGAAGATCCCCATTTGGGCATAGGCCTCGGGGAGGTAAGCCGCAAGCACCATGTCAATGACTGTAACCCAGGTGGGAGTGGTCAGGGGGTAGGTCGGGATGCGAGTCCGTGGATGAATTTTGTTCTTGAACAGCGCGATGGTACAGCTGGAGAATACCTGAACAAAGAGCACGGCGATGCCCAGCATGAACCCGTTCATTACCGTAGTGCTGATACCGACCGCAGGACACATGGACAGGACCAGGCGGAAGATCGGGTTTTCGTTCAGTATCCCATTGATCACCAATTGCAGATTAGTTTTTTCGGTTGCCACAGGTTAATTCTCCGTCAGAAAAGGATCGGATGCTGAGGGGCATCAAAAGGGGACAACGATATGCTGCTCATTCAGTACCCGGTCAAGTATATCCAGGCGGTACGCGAATTTCTGGATCATTCCTTTGACCCCGCTGGTGACCGAGTTACTGGAGATGGTGGCGCCGGTCAGGGTGTAAATGTCCTTATCCTGGTACTTGGCTTTAATAGCGGCCAACTCGTCAACGCCCATTTGGCCATCAGCGTCCAATGCTATTCGATAGTCTTCGGGTAACGGGGTCTTGGTCACTTTAAGGGTTTTAACTGTGTCGATAGTCTTGCCCTTGAACTGGTCTTTGAAATATTTTTGAACAATTTCAGCGCCTAATCCTGGGTCTTCCTCGTGCTCCAAAACTTCCAGGCCAATAATGGTAAAGTTCTGGTCAAGGGCCAGCATGACCCCGATAAAGGTTTTGAAGCCGGGGAATTTTCCTGGCAGCAGGTAGGCTGTTCGTTTGCCGTCATTGGTGACGACGATGGTCTGGTCGGCGAAGCGCAGGCCGGTGCCTGGGCCAAGGGCTGTGGCAATAGCCTGGGTGCGTGCATCCTCTTCGGCTGCTTTGTCGGTGGCCAGGGTAACTTGAGTCTGGCTCACAAACTTACCGTCAAGATCAATAACAATGAAGATAAACCCCTCTTGGTCGCTTGAGCCTTGCAGGAGATATCCCATGTTCTGGGTGGCATTGGTGGCGACAATATAACGGTAGATTTCGTGCATGGCCATGGTCGCTGGCGGTGGATTGTTGGCCGAGTAACCGAGCAGGCTTTGTGAGACTTTCTGTTCCCGCTGGTGGGCGTTGTGCTTTTTTGCATTGTGGGTGAAAATGAAGGTGATGCCCATGACGACGCCGGCCAGCAGGCAGGATATTGTCAACCGCAGAATGATGGTGAAAATGTCTTTCATTGACCCCCTCCCAGTGGCGGAGCGAACCGTTTGGGTTTGAACCAGCTGTCAAGGACGGAACTTACCGGGTTCATCAGCAGGATGGCGTAGCAAATTCCCTCGGGATAGCCGCCTTTCAAACGGATGAGGACAGTAAAGAGTCCGATGCCCACGCCATAGACAAGCTGGGCGGTTCTGTTGACGGGGCAGGTGACATAGTCATTGGCCATGAAAAAAGCCCCCAGCAGCGCTCCGCCGGAGAGGATGGCCAGCAAAGGGTCTCCGGAGAATAGAGTTTCTCCCCCGAAACACCAGGTGCCTAAGGCGATGGTGGTCAGGACCGATACCGGGATATGCCAGGTGATATAGCCTCGGTAGAGGAGATAGAGGCCGCCAAGGACGATGAGAAGGCCTGATGTCTCACCGATGCAGCCCGGACGCCACCCAAGGAAAAAGGTGGTGTAGAGATTGGGTATGGCGCCGAAGTGTTCAGTGAAGGCGGCAAGGCCTTGCGTCTTAAGAACTGCGAGTGGGGTAGCTGTGACTACCGCATCTATGGGGGTGGCGAGGTAGGAGAAGATTGCCATATCTTTCAGGGGCGGCAGCCACGCTGAGGTCATGGCCACCGGAAAGGTCGCCAGCAGGAAGGCTCGGGCCAGGAGCGCCGGATTGAAGATGTTGAAGCCGATGCCGCCAAGTAGATGCTTGCCAATATAGATGGCCATCACTGCGCCAAGGACCGGCATCAGGTATGAAACTCCTGGCGGAATGACAAAAGCGATCAGTATGCCGGTGATGACAGCGCTGCCGTCATGGATGGTTATCCGTCGACCCAGGGCCTTCTGGCTGAGGGCTTCCACCGTGACGCAGCTGATTACGCTGACGGCGGTGATGATCAGGGTTTGGATCCCGAAGATAAAGACCGACAAGATGAGCGGCGGCACCAGGCAGGCCACCACGGTCCACATGATTCGTTCCACCGACTCCCGGCTCCGCACATGGGGGGAGACCGATACTTTCAACAATCGCTGTGTTGAAGCGGGAATCTCTGTCTCTGTTGCGTGCTCGTTAATGGCCGTTCTCCTTCGTTGAAATAATAGCGTACTACTTAGATAATTGAAGACCTTGTTCTCAACGTTTTGCCTTCATCTTGGCCAGACGGATGAATTGCACCAAGGGGCGTTTTGCCGGGCAGACATACGAGCAGCACCCGCATTCAAAACAGTCAAAAACTCCGAATTGTGCCGTATCCTGAGGTCGTCCCGCTTCAACATGGATGGCGATCTCTTTGGCCTCAATTCCCATCGGGCAGGCCTCAAGGCACCAACCGCAACGGATGCACTGGGAGTGGGGCCGGGTATCAATCTCTTCTTCGGTGAGAAACAGCACCGAGGAAGTGGTCTTGGTCACCGGCAGGTCAAGGGTGGAGACGGCGAATCCCATCATTGGGCCACCCATGACGATTTTGGCAAGCGACGGCTTGACGCCACCGAGGTATTCCACAATGTCCTTGACCTTGGTGCCTACCTTGACTCGCAGGTTTGCCGGTCGGTTGATGGCCTGTCCGGAAATGGTCAGCACCTTTTCGTACAGAGGTTTGCCCAGCGCCACGGCATCGTAGATGGCCTTGGTGGTGCTGACATTATGGACAACCACGCCGACGGCGGAAGGCAGTGCGCCTGCCGGAACTTTTCGGCCGGTGATCGACTGGATAAGTTGTTTTTCCGACCCCTGGGGATATTTGACCTGAAGAGGGGTGACCGTGATCCGGGCATCAGGGGTGGAGCCGGCAGCAGCAGTCATGGCGGCGATGGCATCAGGTTTGTTGTCTTCAATGCCAATATGACAGTTGGTGATGCCGAGGGTCTTTAAGATGATCTTGGCCCCTTCGACGATCTCGTGGCTTTGTTCCAGCATCTGTCTGTGGTCGGCGGTGATGTATGGTTCGCACTCAGCGCCGTTTAAGATCAAGGTGTCAACAGGATTATCCTTGGGGGGGTTGAGCTTGACGTGGGCAGGGAAGCCGGCGCCGCCAATGCCGATGATGCCAGCGCCGTGGATGCGCTTCAGTAGCTCGTCCTTGGTCTGGGAGTGCCA
Protein-coding regions in this window:
- a CDS encoding FMN-binding protein, translated to MKDIFTIILRLTISCLLAGVVMGITFIFTHNAKKHNAHQREQKVSQSLLGYSANNPPPATMAMHEIYRYIVATNATQNMGYLLQGSSDQEGFIFIVIDLDGKFVSQTQVTLATDKAAEEDARTQAIATALGPGTGLRFADQTIVVTNDGKRTAYLLPGKFPGFKTFIGVMLALDQNFTIIGLEVLEHEEDPGLGAEIVQKYFKDQFKGKTIDTVKTLKVTKTPLPEDYRIALDADGQMGVDELAAIKAKYQDKDIYTLTGATISSNSVTSGVKGMIQKFAYRLDILDRVLNEQHIVVPF
- the rsxC gene encoding electron transport complex subunit RsxC, which encodes MTSLLTFPKGGVHPPAAKGLTSHLAIETMPVPDELEIILGQHIGAPCTPTVNAKDEVKEGDVIGEVTKGLGVPLHAPIAGTIKGMGQSAHPMRVTAPSIILQTNKEISAPRYTPKDWHSQTKDELLKRIHGAGIIGIGGAGFPAHVKLNPPKDNPVDTLILNGAECEPYITADHRQMLEQSHEIVEGAKIILKTLGITNCHIGIEDNKPDAIAAMTAAAGSTPDARITVTPLQVKYPQGSEKQLIQSITGRKVPAGALPSAVGVVVHNVSTTKAIYDAVALGKPLYEKVLTISGQAINRPANLRVKVGTKVKDIVEYLGGVKPSLAKIVMGGPMMGFAVSTLDLPVTKTTSSVLFLTEEEIDTRPHSQCIRCGWCLEACPMGIEAKEIAIHVEAGRPQDTAQFGVFDCFECGCCSYVCPAKRPLVQFIRLAKMKAKR
- a CDS encoding RnfABCDGE type electron transport complex subunit D; the protein is MPASTQRLLKVSVSPHVRSRESVERIMWTVVACLVPPLILSVFIFGIQTLIITAVSVISCVTVEALSQKALGRRITIHDGSAVITGILIAFVIPPGVSYLMPVLGAVMAIYIGKHLLGGIGFNIFNPALLARAFLLATFPVAMTSAWLPPLKDMAIFSYLATPIDAVVTATPLAVLKTQGLAAFTEHFGAIPNLYTTFFLGWRPGCIGETSGLLIVLGGLYLLYRGYITWHIPVSVLTTIALGTWCFGGETLFSGDPLLAILSGGALLGAFFMANDYVTCPVNRTAQLVYGVGIGLFTVLIRLKGGYPEGICYAILLMNPVSSVLDSWFKPKRFAPPLGGGQ
- a CDS encoding Fe-S cluster domain-containing protein → MDPVLIKLALGGIALLGCIGLFFGIGLALAAHKFAVEINPLVHEVLESLAGAQCGGCGYPGCEGYAIAVVNDPEVPPNLCYPGKEKVAERVATLTGKKITAIDDVIAVVHCSRKEGRVSHKHEYIGFASCTAASLSFGGPSACNYSCIGLGECAASCPFDAITMVESFPLVNPDKCVGCGTCVRSCPKKIIELMTLKARVYMPCSTKDLGKDVRKVCEVGCISCQMCVKKCPAEAISYQNSLIKIDHPKCIAYGPECQEICVEKCPRKIMRRYDGRKVIARQAEGLRMAS
- a CDS encoding NADH-quinone reductase translates to MNIRASFQHLILAGILFLLAPIICQAEGLIIDKSFGGESEIIVTFASPVDKSFIEDTSNYRVYEEKDPDIRLELTSVLLDTDNKTATLTFKQPLNTTLPHIITLSSPTQPGIGETFRLAKPYLGYLLSILISSLLINNFVFTKYLGLCVFFGTSKRKDTAKGMGITFTIVIVVSAVMSWFFYQYIMKPYDLNFLQIVIFIGLVSLTVQAVDTVLRKVNPALFNAFGVYLVLVIANCVIIAVPLILADNEYNFFESLMLSLGAGGGFLLALYLMSSVRERMELANIPPTFKGVPIAFIVAGQFALAFLGFSGLSLF
- the rsxE gene encoding electron transport complex subunit RsxE, with protein sequence MATEKTNLQLVINGILNENPIFRLVLSMCPAVGISTTVMNGFMLGIAVLFVQVFSSCTIALFKNKIHPRTRIPTYPLTTPTWVTVIDMVLAAYLPEAYAQMGIFIKLIVAFAIITMRLEMFACKESVNASFWDGMGMGLGFMVGMMALGFVRELLGLGTILGHDVLGFKPLLFFVLPFAGFFCVGLMMAFFNYIELVYKRAKQA
- a CDS encoding FAD:protein FMN transferase produces the protein MLPMRNIMKKLTKDSLSCDRTRRSFIKLCGLLGAGAAAVAVLPSERAEALLFGKREYKVSDTRLMMGSFLSITAIHSSRDQAEHAIGLAFDEIKRLSAIFSRHDVGTPVAQLNTTGKLVNAPAELLDVVTRSLQYHQLTNGSFDITTQPVVDLFKQRFAAGLTPSDTEITDLVSRVGSKHLRMDNGSITLDREGMGITLDGIAPGYICDRVSTLLSQLGVTNHLINASGDIRTSGTSLKGKPWTVAIQDPNHQKAYPGVITMSNGAISTSGNYEIYYDQEKMFHHIITPTTGRSPILTTSVTTTAATLMDADALATGLMVLAPEESVHLLGNQPQFQCFIIGRDNKTTHSPGWATSLA
- a CDS encoding leucyl/phenylalanyl-tRNA--protein transferase yields the protein MPVFQLSDTLYFPPPELAREDGLLAIGGDLSPQRLLLAYQMGIFPWYAEGDPILWWAPTPRLILIPQQFHRSRSLNRQMNKGIFEFSMDFAFDEVIYSCAKARSDQRQGTWINKDMIEAYCQLHQLGYAHSVECWRDGALAGGLYGISLGGMFFGESMFSKTPNSSKAALAILCHHLAAWGFDCIDCQMRTEHLISIGAKEIGGREFFTLLQKSILRPDHHGKWQIKRNGSG